The genomic segment CGGTCTTCTCCCCGGACGGGCATCTCTTTCAGGTCGAGTACGCTCAGGAAGCCGTGAAGAAGGGCTTGGCGGCGGTCGGCGTGCTCGGCAGCGACTGCGTTGTGATCGCGGTGGAGAAGAAGTCAGCTGTCAAGCTGCAGGACAGCCGCACCATCCGTAAGATCTACAAAGTGGATGCGCACATCTACCTCGCCTTTGCCGGCCTTTCCGCcgacgcgcgcgtgctcatCAACAAGGCCCAGCTCGAGTGCCAGCGCTTCTCGCTCAACTACGAGGACACCATCGACGTGGACATGCTCGTGCGCTACGTGGCCGGGGTGCAGCAGAAGTCGACGCAGAGCGGCGGAAGCCGCCCGTTCGGCGTGGCCACGGTGATTGGGGGATTCAACGAGGACGGCAAGCCACACCTATGGAAGACAGACCCATCTGGCATGTGCTCTGCCTGGCGTGCCGTCGCCATCGGCCGCCACGACCAGACGGTGATTGAGTACATGGAGAAGAACTACAAGGATGGCATGTCGCGCGACGAATGTGTGCACTTCGCGATCAAGTCGCTGCTGGAGGTAGTGGAGAGCGGCTCGCGCAACATCGAGCTGCTGGTACTGCAGTACAAGGAGGAGCGCTACCTGACcgaggaagagctgcagaAGTTTGtcgtggaggtggagaaggaaagggaagaggaagcagcgaagaagaagcgccaGGCAGAGCAGGAGTAGCATCTCCCCCTCACCGACTCTCGCACCTCTGAGGATAGCCTTCGCctgcagcgtgtgtgtgtgtgtatgaaCGTCGCTGAGGCGGCGCTAGCTGTTATATATCTTTTCTTCTCGAtttccaccccacccctgtTCACCGGTGCCGgcaccttcttctcctcccttccgGCACTGTCGAACACGTGTGCACGATGCCGCGAAATGCGCGGATGGGTAGAAGCCGTAGCAGCGGAACAGGGGGCACCCTTCCCCGACAGTGTCGGGCGATAAAGCGAAGTGAGAGAGCAGCGTGTTTtgaggtggcggaggtgcttgAAGGCTTCGTCTGTTCTTCACGAGTGCACGTATGTCTTGGTTCACGGGGTTCTGTCTTGTGGGCGCGTCTTTCAGCAGAGAAACGGAAGGTGAAGTGAACCACATGCCGTCTTgggtagcagcagcagcagcagcagtaccaACTcgaaggagcggcggcggcgcttgtgGATTATGCACGGCCCTCGCTCCATTTCCTTCGCCGGCGTTTCCGTCCGCGATTGGATGAAGCGGACGAATAGACTCTTGAGCAGGCGCCTCTTTGTCCGAGCGAGGTGAGcctcgcgcgctgctggcactTGTTGTAGTTGGCCCTCGCGGTGCCGGGCGGGCTGAAACGCTGCGGGCGCAGCCCCATCTTACCGTTggcaccaccccctccttgtATGTCCGAAATCGGACCTGTGCACATCCTCCTTTGTGTGTGGCCCggtcctctcctctcctgtGCAGTGacgctctctccctcacccgcacacacgcttccTGCCTCTTTCCTTactcctctgccctcccccaTCACGCCCCACACCAGCCCACCCctctgtctgcgtgtcgCCGCTTCGCTAACTGGTGCGCCTCGCGACGGCGCATCCGGCCACACCTCGCCTGCGCGTCCTCAGTCGCGGTCCGCCTTTGCTTTGTTTCGGTTTTCTTACGTCATCTGCTTGGGCACTCTGCCCTTCCACACTGAAACCTACACTtgcctcaccccctcccccctcctcccctcctctgcgtgcACAGCACGTGTGCATGCCTGTGTATAGGTAAAACGGCGTTTCGCCTGGTTTCTGAGGAGCGAGAgcacgcgcgctctcgcCTGCGTATCGCGCTTGGCAGGGATTGCCTGCTACGCCTGGCGCGGCTGCAACTCAAGGTCGGCTTCGTGGAGAGGGtgtcgcggcggccacggcggtgcagccgaTGCTGAGGAACGGCCGAGCGCTTGAGAACTTGCACTGCGCCATGAGCACCAGCGAGGCAGAAGGCAGCATCAGCGGGAGCGGCACCCTGAGAGGCCGTGCCTGTGCGAGTGGTGGGGCAGGCAAGTTCGACAAGGCAATGAAGATGTACCAAAAGTCTATGGCGATTAGGCGGCGCCTGAAGAGCATGGCAAGTAGCACCACGCGCTCACTTGGCGACAGAGATGATGACGgtttcggcggcggcgcactcAATGaagagagcgccgccgctcagACCTCATTGAGCCCGCTGCGCGGGCCGATGCTCCGTTCATCGACCCAAATCACGCGCGTGGCGCCCGCGTCATCTATCGCGTCCTTGGCCTCTCCGCAGCATTCACGGGTGCTGCCGGAAATGGCCTTCGGCGTCGCGACCGCGTCTGAGCGGACAGCGATGGCTTCGCAACCTGCCATCGCACTTGATGCCGGGTCGTCCGTTGAGACGCGCTCGTCAATGGCAGCGTCGATGTTGTACTCGCacgtgccgctgcctgctCTCAACTCATTCAAGCGCCTCTCCGACCTGCCTGACGTCGAGCGGGAAACGGCGCCATCTTCCTCATCTCCATTCTCTCTGGCCATCCCATCGCGAGGCCGCACGaaaggcggcagtggcaaTCGCCACAAAAAGGTggacgccagcggcggcgagaaCGACGCAGTGTGGCGGAAGAGAAGCCCCACCTGCAGCGCCCACCTAGACTTCCCCTATCGCTTCTCTGCCGAGCGACAACGCACTGCGTCGCGGCACAACAGCGGCGGAACGAGCGAGGGCTTTGGCGTCGGCATCCACAAGTATGCTGGCCAGCCCTCAACCTCGACAGTAgactcgccgctgctgtcccCGATGCCGTCCTTTCACCAGATGATGGGCCGCTCCTACGATGTGCCCGCACTGAACGCGATTTTCCGTGGCTTCAGCAACGGTGTCGATCGGTGGCAGCAGGACAGCAGATTGCTGCGgtcgccgccttcaccaACTCATGCCACCAtgccagccgcgccacccacGTCGGTGCCATCAGTGTCGACAAGCCTACAGCTTTCATCCTCACTCGTCTCAAAGATGTCTGTGCCGCcccctgcagctgcggtgaCAAGGCAGATACCCACGGTATCGGTGTCATCATCGGCAGAgactacagcagcagcagatgcgcatGCAATGCCGGCAGTCAACGACGCCTTTTCGTACCTGGGGCCACGCCTttcggcgcaggcgccgtCAAGGAAAGATCGAAGCAACTCGTACCCGGCCGATAAGGCGCGCCCAGAAGCGAGCGGACGCAGCACGGTCGAAGGCCGTGATGGTGTGCACGCGAGCGGATCTCTCCCGCTGGTCAAGACGATGGCGTCGGCTCCGAACCTCAAGCCAAACGAAGCGAGCGTTCTACCGctggggccgccgccgctggacgagagctcggcagcgacgacaacAACGGCGCAGTTTTACTCCACCGCCTTGTTGGCGAAGACGTTCGACGGTGCTCAGTACCTCAATGACTACATTCTACTGAACGAAATCGGCAGTGGATCCACAGGGCGCGTCGTTCTGGCGTTCAGCACGAGCATGAACAAGAGTGTTGCCATCAAGATCATTCTGAAGCCGAAAGAGAAGTACCGGTTGCAGCACCGCGTGTCGGCTTCCCCGTCCACGTCCGTGCTCgggcagcacagcagcggggGAGCTTTTAGTGGGGGAagagcagcgactgcgcTGGCTACAACGACACCCGAAGCCATGCAGAACTTCAAGTCATCGTCCTCTTCGGCTCGGAGGCGGAGCAAGCACCGCCAGACACCGTCGACCCCGttcacgacggcggcggacaAGACGCGTAACCTGCAGCGCGAAGTCGAGGTTATGAAGGACCTCAATCACCCCAGTATTGTTCGTCTTTACGAGGTCATCAACGACCCCAAGGCGAACTCCCTCTTCCTGGTCCTACAGTACGTGGATAACGGCGCTGTCGCGCAGCTCGACTCGACTGGACATATTCGAGCTCCGTTGCACCCGTGGACCGTTCTGCCGATCGCAGCACAAATCAGTGACGGTCTCGTGTACCTTCATGAGCAGCATATTGTGCACCGTGATATCAAGCCCGAAAACATCCTCGTTAACCGCGACGGGCACGCCTTTCTCGCCGACTTCGGTGTCGCAGAGCTCATGTGCGCGAAGGCAGGCCAACCAACTGCCGCCACGCTCACCTATCAAGGCACACCACTGTTCATGGCTCCTGAAATCtacgccggcgtcgacgacgaagacAGAGACGAGGATGCGGAGCAAGCCCCAGGTCGGTGCACacggcggagaagcagcaaTGATGCTGACGAGAGCAGCAACATGACGGCGAGCCCCTTGTgcgaggagcggcgcgaCTCACGCGTGATCGACCCGTTTGCCCTCGACGTCTGGGCGCTAGGGGTCACCTTCTACACACTGCTCATCGGCCACGTGCCCTTCACATCCATGCACCAGATCTCGCAGACGGTTGAGAAGGGTGTGAACATACCAGCCTCGCTCCCAGAGCAGTGGCGCAccgtgctgcggcgcatgATGGAGCCGCGTCAAGAGCTGCGGATCTCCTCAGCTGAGCTGTGCCACATGCTGCACGCGATGCTAGCGGAGCAAGAGGCCGCAGAGGTGAGGGCTGGCGGACGCAGCCGGAAGGCATCGCTCAGCACACGCTCACGAAGCGCAACCCTCGGCAATCCTCGCAAAGCCTCTCACCAGTGTTGCGCCGAGGGTCGAATGGCGCGCAGTGCAAGTCTTGCTGCTGacgcggaagaggagagtATGAAccttggcagcagcagcagcagcgatgagaGCGGCACAAGCGGGTACAGCAAGGGCATCCTCGGCCTTAGCATCACCTCCGTCGGCCTCAACATCCTGCGACCGACACGAATCCGAAAAAAACAGGAGCTGAGTTGCAGGGAGAGCTAgagagtgtgcgtgcgggtcTGGCGGAGTGCGCTCAGCAGccggcagtgccgctgctccctcGGTGGCTGTATGAGGTGCAGCAGTCGAGGAGCCAGCTCAGTCAGGTGGGGGGCACGAGAGCGGCGAGAGGGCCGACCCAGGCTACAGGACTTAAGTGACATCTCGCTCCTCTCAGTGCTCCCCACCGTGGGGAACGGTTGACTGTTTACCTCTCCACCCGcttgcgtgtatgtgtgtgggcctCTGCGGGTGTACTTGTGTTCACTGTCTCGCATCTCCCAATCAACGAACGCCCATCCTTTAGAGTATACCCTTCCATGTGCCTAGTGTATCCTTTCTATATTGTTGCCTCCGGCCTCCCTATtaggcacacatgcatacatgtatatatatatatatatgtgtgtgtgtgtgtacctgtgcgtgcgtgtgtcttctcCTTTCCCTGTCTAtttcttgtttgtttgctGTGATGGCGGTGCTGTGGGAGCGCCCCATGCTGTCCATCTCATTCTCTCTCACGGTCGCCCCTCGAACTCCACCACCGGCAGTATCCTCTCCCCCGTGTGcccttttcttcctttctccATGCGTATTAACGATGGCACGCGTGCCATTagtctcgctctctctcgacCTTACCACCGTTTGCCAGCTCGTGTCGGCGCCTGCGTGCGGTGGGTAGGAAGAGCgggatgcgtgcgcgtgcgtgtggtgcaATGCGTATGCGCTTGACGCACTGCCAacttctccctccccctccatccTTGCTTCGGTATGTGTGGTGATCGGCTCCCGCTGGCCGGCTCTGTTGTactgtcgtcgtcgtcttcgtgtGCGCCGTTTTTCGATCCTGCTGTGCTCGGTAGTTCTCTGTCTGTCCTGAGCAAGCGTGCCCGCACCCacgcgcccctcctccctccggCGTTCGCTTGGTCTGCCCAcggctttgtgtgtgtgtgtgtgtgtgtgggggggggggctgtgtgcgtgcagacCCTGCAACGTGTGTATCTTGACCCGTGCGGATGCTCAAAAACATGTGCCACTCGTGTGAAAATCGAAGGAGCACCGACAAACGGCAACGATGCGCCAACGGCCCGGCTGGTCCCTCCGCTGCCAACGCGGAACGCCCTCtcatccctcctccttccctctctctcacacggAGACGTGTCGGTAAGAGCGTCATGTAGATTGCAGAAGGCGGTACTTCCTCTCacttctctctgcctctcttgGTGTCGTTGTACCGCGATGCCCTTGCGACCCCCGCACGTCCACACCCGCTCTGAACTCGGTGGCTAAGGGTAGCTCTCACAACAGAAACATCACAGCGCGCGTGTTAGCGTATATTCGTGGCGCACCCACTTATCGCTCCTGAATCGGTTCTCTTAGCCGTCGCCGCTACGTTTCTCTCACGACAGGAGAGCGACGTGCTCCCCACCCCAGCCCCCGCGTACGGGTCCACGAACGCAACTCCCTCGCGTGTGCATCCTACACGCTTGCACAACGAATAGAGTAGTTAGCAGATTAGCAATAACTTAGGCACGGGCGCGCTGctcgtcctctctctctctttcttcgtcCGCTGTGGTTGTCCTCGGCcacgcgcatgtgtgtgcgtgtgcgtggtgcggctgccccTTCCTGCGTTCTCTGTGTACGCTCTGCAGCGCTAGCATCActcgcagccgcctccgcagtgCTCGTGGGCCCACggagcgaggcggctgcctcctgccccgcgcgcgcgctcgcttTGGCGCTCACGCAGGCACGCCGGCACGTGCGGGGTGCACAAGCACGTCTCCTGTGTTCGTCCGTCACTGCACGTCTTCATCACGATCtacaccccacccctcccaAACCTCTCCgtccgcccctcccctctttcgtGCGGCGAGGGTGCAGCGGAAGATGATGCGTCTTTCTCGGCTTggcaccacggccgccgccgccgcgtcgtcgtcgtccccgctgcttcagcagctccgtggcGTGCGCTACGCCAACATCCAGGAGACTCTGAAGCCCATCCCTGGCCAAACTGCAGGCCAGATCTCCATCTTGAACGAGATATGCTGCAACCcggatgcggaggaggagcggcgcaagCCCGTCTTCCGTGCTGAGGTGATGCCAgatgcggccgccgcggcagaggaggacaACTACCTGCACACGATGCACAAGTGGGGCTACGACTCGCTGACGCTCTTCAAAAAGACGAACGAAGACCCTGGGCCGTGGTGGAACGCCAACGCCAGCACGCTGGCGTCTAACTGGTCGCAGGTTGGCGATTACGCGAACGCCGGCATGTGGTCGGGCGTGTGGCGCTACACGTACGGCATCGGCGAGTATAACCTGCGCCCTTACGAGCTGCGTGGACGTGCGTGGGGCCGCAAAGACCCCAAGACCGGCGCCGTCATGATCCGCTACGGCaagcgcagcaccagcaagCCGGTGCAGAGGCTCTGCTTCCCGCACACGAAGgagcacgagcagcaccaccgtaTCAAAAACCCGGCAAACAAGGACGTGACGGAGATCTCAGCCCTGCACGGCAAGCGCGTTCTGCGCGAGCTTCAGTACCACCTCGGTCAAGGGCTGCGCTTCTACCTGGTAGACGGCGTCTTTGGGAGCGACCCAGGCACCGCTACCCCGTACCGCATCATCACGGACAACCCGACGCATGCCTACTTCGCGTCCATGGCAGCGATTCGCACCTTCAACTACGTGGCGCGGCAGGAGGTGACGCTTGTGAAGCGGCTGTCGCAGTCGCCGATCGACGAGTGGGGGTGGCGCCGCCCTGGCGTGCTCATCTACCACGCCCCCTCCTACGACTTTGAGAGCCCGCGCATCGTCGAGGAGTTCGGCGGGCCGCGGCCGAAGGACATGGGCCTCAGTCACAACCGCTTCATCGCGACGGAGCCTTACAGCATTCCCATGAAGTGCGCCATGGGCGGCGAGCCCAGCTGCGACGCACTCCTCGACAGCACAGCGATGCTGTGCGGTCGCTGGGGCTTCTACGCCGACGAGAAAGGCTACCTCACCGTCCCTGGCGAGTCGATCATGTCGAAGGATGGGCTCTCGCTGACGCTGGTGATTACCGGCGACGAGGCCGACGCGGATGCTCTGCGCACGTCTCCGCAGCTCTACGGTAGCCGGCATCACCGCATCGCTAACAGCGTTGTATCCCGTGCGTGGGATGTCGTCTCAATGCCGGCGAGCGCCACTGGCGCAAAGCCGCTGCCTACCGACATAGTGGAGCAGGACCtgcagcgggtgcagcgCAGCTTGCCCACGCGCATGGGCCTCCCGCATACCCTCtcacaccgccaccacggccgccgccacgtcaGCGAGTACGGCTTCAAGTGGCCACACAACTACACGGAAGATGTTGCCACGAAGGCGTACGCCGGTGGGCATCTGTTCAAGTCGCCGAAGACCGACAAGCTCGCCGGCCATCAGCCGCGTCCTTCGAGGTTTTTGATGAAGGATGTCGATGTGGTGGTCATTGGCGAGggagccgacgccgccgctgctatTGTAAGCACGCTCAAGGACCGCGGCATGCTGTACGCCGAAGAGGCGccgctgaaggaggcgatgaggacggcgctgaaggcggcAAAAAGTGTAAAAGTGGTTCCCTGTGCAAGCTCAAAGGCCGTTCTAGGGAAGCTGACGCATGCGTAGCGGtacgtgcagcaccgcccctagcctcccttcccttatcggaggtgaagaagacgaGAGGCGGGAAGTGGGACGAGTGAGCTCCAGCACCGTCTTGCGTGCTCGCTGATGCACCcccgcatgcacgcacacacacacacacgcatacagagGGGGCGCCGCTTCCCtccctgcggctgctgtccttctctctctttgagGGAGTGCGAGGGGGAGCAGGGATCGCACGTGGAAGCCGTCGCTTGGCAGCCGCCTGTGCCCGTGTGCACATCATGCCGCGGGCGTGacgcttctctttcctttgtttttttctctcgGCTTTCTCTGTACATGTGTATCTGCCAACTCGTATTTACCACGTTGTGCATGGACGTGCATCACagcccacgcgcacacgcacacgcacacgccggcaCTGTCGCATCCACGCTCACTGCGCGGCGTCAGTGGTTTCGTGCAGGCCAGTGACGAGAGTACTGGAAATCGTCGCCTCCGACGCTCCTCGAGAGTGCCAAACAGCAACGGAGGCATCGGAACAGTCTACCCAGAACGGTGATGGTGCTACGGTGTGTGGCACCCAcactcgccgccgcagatGTGTTTCCTCGTTATACCGTGTATGCATCTCTCCCCAcatccttcgccttcttacgccgtcaccgcggccacacacacgcacacatatatgAGCGGCTTCCATAACCGCCTATCCAGAGagcccccaccaccaccaccaccacctcaccGCATGCCGCCAAAGCCGTGGGAACAGCAGCTGACGGGGAGCAGCATGTCGCACCGACGACCTGCACcgggggaagagggcagTACGTTTTCGGACTTTGAGTACCACCATCAAAGGCGCGGCGGACATGACGGGGCGGCCGgcgagcagcgacgcggccctgctgcatcgccacGGCGGTGGTCCTTCACCCTGCAAGACATCCCGGGCGCCGTTCAAGGCATGTTCAACGACGTGAATAAGGGCTACGTGGCCCGCGTgacagccgccgtcgccacggcgTTTGGTATGAGCTACGCGGTGTACAcgctcgtgctgcagccCACGCAACAACGTCGGCCGCTGGCGAAGCGGTGGAGCTGGTGTgcaccgccggtgccgatCACACTGGTGGAGAAGAACAGggagaagggcagcagcaTGTTCGTGTACCGCTTCGCTTTGCCGAACAGTTACGACTACGCCGGGTATGAGCCGGTCAGCTCTGTCCGGATGATGAGTGGGAACGTGCGCGAgctctcctcgctctcccgGTGGTACACCCCGATCAGCCACCCCGACGAACGCGGCTTCATCGAGTTCGCGATCAAGGACTGTGATCCCGGCCGCATGTCTGCTCGCCTGCGCTACCTCGAGCCGGGAGACATCGTTTATCTCGGGCGATGGATGCGGGAGTTCCCATACCAGCCGAACACCTTCAAGGAGCTCGGCGTAGTGTGCACCACTTCCGGCGCctccgtggcgctgcagctcatgAACATCATGGACAAGAACAAGGCCGATGACACCAAGCTCAGCCTCCTCTACTGCCACCACACAGCCACCGACATTCCGTTCAAGGATACCTTCTTCAAGGCGTATGCAGAGCACAACAAGAACCGTATTCAGGTCTCGTACAACGTGTTGGCCGGTGGACGGCGAAGGGggagcgccgcgccgatcGAGCCGAACATGTACGTTGGTAACATCGACCCTGAAACAAttgcggcagcgctgccgccgccggtgcgcatTGTGgaggccggcgccggcgtcggcagtGGCACCGCGTCGCAGCTCGCGACGTACCGCCCTCAGCTGCTCATCTGTGGGCCGCAGTCGATGCTGGCATTTCTGTGTGGTCGCGTCAGCTCCTTCGGAAACTACGGCTACTGGCAGGGGCCCTTCTATCGCTACTCTGGCTTCCTCAAAGACATGGGCTACACCCGCTCTCAAGTGTACAAGTTCGGCGTTTCGACACACTTCCTCGCAGATCATTGACGGGGTGTACACGTGTGCGCGATGGTCGTCATGGCAAGGGCAAGCAAGACAATGTTGACGGCACATCATCAGGAAGGAGACGCGGGCGAGTTACAGCTcagctctttctctctggcagatgcagcggcggcatcgctggTGGTCGGTTGGTCGGCTGGCTCGATCTGAGAAGGCTTTGCTCGTGggggcgatggtggtggtggtgctggccgCTCACCATCAGTGCGATGGTTCAGTTTGCCTGAACTGCTctgcgcgtcggcgtctgTGTGGTGCAGACCAAAGGAGCgagaagaggcgaagaggcCGAGCACGGAGGTTATAAGATGAAAAGGCGTCAGCGAAGTCGCCCGACCCCTCTGGCGTCGACCCATGAGTGTAGGTGTGTGATGGTCTTCACTGGAAGGTCAGATGGCCATGAAACCCCGGAGTACAGCGaagcgcgcggcgccgtcaggCCTGCAGACAGCACACGAAGATCCTCACAAGCAcggatgcacacacgcacacagccgcACGTCAGCTCTTTCATCTTTGGGCGATGCGTCAGTGTGCACCATGCATCAGCGGAAGGAGCGCTCGCGCActcatgtgcgtgcgcagctgtgcgtcGACGGTGCATCAGCCTTCTTTGATGCCTTGCATCGAAGCGAAGGTCTATACTTCGCTGGTATGCGCCTCCTTTCTCGCTCGCCTCGGCCTCGTTGACCGTCGCGACCACCTTTCCGGCGCCCACCTGCCAGACGGCTCTCttcggcgcgtgcgtgcaggaGCCAGCGCCGGGGCACAGAGCCGCACAGGGGCGAACCAAAATGGCGGCatacgcgcgtgcacgcaggcacaTGCAGGCACACGAACACGACGGTGAGGGCGTGCCTCGGGCGCTGGCTGCTGGCGGCTTGCCCCTGCttgctttctcttccccctcgCGCCAGCGActgcacgtgcagcagccactGCAGAGGAAGTTGGGCACGCGCAAGTCCATCATTGTACCAGACATTCCACAGATGCCACTCCATGccgatctctctctcttgcgcgATAGGAACTCTGCCGG from the Leishmania donovani BPK282A1 complete genome, chromosome 11 genome contains:
- a CDS encoding proteasome alpha 7 subunit, putative, which gives rise to MSYDRAITVFSPDGHLFQVEYAQEAVKKGLAAVGVLGSDCVVIAVEKKSAVKLQDSRTIRKIYKVDAHIYLAFAGLSADARVLINKAQLECQRFSLNYEDTIDVDMLVRYVAGVQQKSTQSGGSRPFGVATVIGGFNEDGKPHLWKTDPSGMCSAWRAVAIGRHDQTVIEYMEKNYKDGMSRDECVHFAIKSLLEVVESGSRNIELLVLQYKEERYLTEEELQKFVVEVEKEREEEAAKKKRQAEQE
- a CDS encoding protein kinase, putative; translation: MSTSEAEGSISGSGTLRGRACASGGAGKFDKAMKMYQKSMAIRRRLKSMASSTTRSLGDRDDDGFGGGALNEESAAAQTSLSPLRGPMLRSSTQITRVAPASSIASLASPQHSRVLPEMAFGVATASERTAMASQPAIALDAGSSVETRSSMAASMLYSHVPLPALNSFKRLSDLPDVERETAPSSSSPFSLAIPSRGRTKGGSGNRHKKVDASGGENDAVWRKRSPTCSAHLDFPYRFSAERQRTASRHNSGGTSEGFGVGIHKYAGQPSTSTVDSPLLSPMPSFHQMMGRSYDVPALNAIFRGFSNGVDRWQQDSRLLRSPPSPTHATMPAAPPTSVPSVSTSLQLSSSLVSKMSVPPPAAAVTRQIPTVSVSSSAETTAAADAHAMPAVNDAFSYLGPRLSAQAPSRKDRSNSYPADKARPEASGRSTVEGRDGVHASGSLPLVKTMASAPNLKPNEASVLPLGPPPLDESSAATTTTAQFYSTALLAKTFDGAQYLNDYILLNEIGSGSTGRVVLAFSTSMNKSVAIKIILKPKEKYRLQHRVSASPSTSVLGQHSSGGAFSGGRAATALATTTPEAMQNFKSSSSSARRRSKHRQTPSTPFTTAADKTRNLQREVEVMKDLNHPSIVRLYEVINDPKANSLFLVLQYVDNGAVAQLDSTGHIRAPLHPWTVLPIAAQISDGLVYLHEQHIVHRDIKPENILVNRDGHAFLADFGVAELMCAKAGQPTAATLTYQGTPLFMAPEIYAGVDDEDRDEDAEQAPGRCTRRRSSNDADESSNMTASPLCEERRDSRVIDPFALDVWALGVTFYTLLIGHVPFTSMHQISQTVEKGVNIPASLPEQWRTVLRRMMEPRQELRISSAELCHMLHAMLAEQEAAEVRAGGRSRKASLSTRSRSATLGNPRKASHQCCAEGRMARSASLAADAEEESMNLGSSSSSDESGTSGYSKGILGLSITSVGLNILRPTRIRKKQELSCRES
- a CDS encoding NADH-cytochrome b5 reductase-like protein — encoded protein: MFNDVNKGYVARVTAAVATAFGMSYAVYTLVLQPTQQRRPLAKRWSWCAPPVPITLVEKNREKGSSMFVYRFALPNSYDYAGYEPVSSVRMMSGNVRELSSLSRWYTPISHPDERGFIEFAIKDCDPGRMSARLRYLEPGDIVYLGRWMREFPYQPNTFKELGVVCTTSGASVALQLMNIMDKNKADDTKLSLLYCHHTATDIPFKDTFFKAYAEHNKNRIQVSYNVLAGGRRRGSAAPIEPNMYVGNIDPETIAAALPPPVRIVEAGAGVGSGTASQLATYRPQLLICGPQSMLAFLCGRVSSFGNYGYWQGPFYRYSGFLKDMGYTRSQVYKFGVSTHFLADH